The Juglans regia cultivar Chandler chromosome 2, Walnut 2.0, whole genome shotgun sequence genome includes a window with the following:
- the LOC108987143 gene encoding COP1-interactive protein 1-like codes for MTKHRFRDSIKSLFGSHIDSENDEKLKGAKIEIEDNVKKILKLIKDPDPEEGDGTPESSKNEVVAQLIDDFHKQYQSLYAQYDHLTGELRNKINGEGKENGSSSSSDSDSGYSSKDRGSKNGQVGSEIQKASDSIKQELETARREVADMERKLTAKNEEKEGLNLEYLTALSKIQEADKTIADMKTNSESLDFEKSKLMIENSELKKELEAAGKVQAELNRERDSLIIEKETAIKRIEEGEKITEGLRTMVDQLKDEKVNLEQEVEAVRLEVSNMKEQLESAEQHVSDLSHNLETSKEENKSLSLKISEILNEIQQAQNTIQELTAESSQFKEKLGEREKELSNVKYMQEAHEKDSSTRVNGLEAQVKDLEQELESLRSQKSNMEVQIEIKETDYGNIMQQLVSAEQTISDLSQALKATEEDNKSLTMKVSDISNEVQQAQNLIQGLMTESSQLKENLGEREREFSILTERQGVQENESSDRIKRLEGHVKGLELELELLQNQKREMEVQLESKAAESSQFKEKLGEREKELSNLKYMQEAHEKDSSTRVNGLEAQVKDLEQELESLRSQKSNMEVQIEIKETDFGNIKQQLVSAEQTVSDLSQALKATEEDNKSLTMKVSDISNEVQQAQNQIQGLLTESSQLKENLGEREREFSILTERQGVQENESSDRIKRLEGHVKGLELELELLQNQKREMEVQLESKAAESSQFKEKLGEREKELSNLKYMQEAHEKDSSTRVNGLEAQVKDLEQELESLRSQKSNMEVQIEIKETDFGNIKQQLVSAEQTVSDLSQALKATEEDNKSLTMKVSDISNEVQQAQNLIQGLLTESSQLKENLGEREREFSILTERQGVHENESSGRIKGLEGHVKGLELELELLQNQKREMEVQLESKAAESIQFKEKLGEREKELSNLKYMQEAHEKDSSTRVNGLEAQVKDLEQELESLRSQKSNMEVQIEIKETDFGNIKQQLVSAEQTVSDLSQALKATEEDNKSLTMKVSDISNEVQQAQNLIQGLMTESSQLKENLGEREREFSILTERQGVHENESSSRIKGLEGHVKGLGLELELLQNQKREMEVQLESKAAEVRELGEQNIELQAQVSEFEIMSKDREDEISALMREIEENKNESLSRITELTAEINNLLVDLDFLRSQKGKLEEQIVCTSDEASSQVKGLRDEVNELQQKLETLHSEKSELEVQLEKKTKENSEYLIHVENLKEEIASKTLAQHGVLQEKESLEVQVKNLESVVDTIRRQKSELEEQLGAKELENIQWTEEKRGLRDKIFELEKTVADRGFEFSALQEKLKSGENETTAQIMTFEAKISNLQQELESFKTQKNEIELQFEREKQELSESLAQMENQKIELTSKITIHQRMLREQEDAYHKLNEEYEQLKGQLQVCKLNLGVAEKKIEETAEKFRKIIESKDQMVAELEEVAEELRRDLELKEDEHSSLVENVRTIEVKLRLSNQKLRVTEQLLTEKEEAFRIIELKFQQEQRALEERIDTLTGIITSNNEAHRRMITDISESVNSTLTGLETVILKFEEDYKKYENCMLEISNELQIAKNWVMETNKEKEQLKKEIHHLVEQLQDEKDKESSFRERVEKLEVKARREEIEKENMSKALKQLEKTVAELEHLMKEKDDGMLGLGEEKREAIRQLCVWIDYHSSRSDYLKEMLSKVTVRGQRTR; via the exons ATGACAAAGCATCGCTTCAGAGATTCTATAAAGTCCTTATTTGGGAGTCACATTGATTCAGAGAATGATGAAAAACTGAAAGGGGCTAAAATAG AAATTGAGGACAATGTGAAAAAGATCCTGAAGCTTATAAAAGACCCAGATCCTGAAGAAGGAGATGGTACCCCAGAAAGCTCCAAAAATGAAGTAGTTGCTCAACTAATTGATGATTTCCACAAACAGTACCAGTCACTCTATGCACAATACGATCATCTAACAGGAGAGCTAAGGAACAAAATTAAtggagagggaaaagagaatGGTTCTTCATCTAGCTCAGACTCGGACTCGGGTTATTCTTCAAAGGACAGGGGCAGTAAGAATGGACAAGTGGGAAGTGAAATTCAGAAAGCTAGTGATAGCATTAAGCAAGAACTTGAAACAGCACGTCGAGAAGTTGCTGATATGGAGAGGAAGTTGACAGCTAAGAATGAAGAAAAGGAAGGTCTAAATTTGGAATATCTCACTGCTTTGAGTAAGATACAAGAAGCAGACAAAACCATTGCAGATATGAAGACTAACAGTGAAAGTTTGGACTTTGAAAAGTCAAAACTTATGATTGAGAATAGTGAATTGAAAAAAGAACTGGAGGCTGCTGGTAAGGTACAAGCAGAAttgaatagagagagagatagttTGATCATTGAGAAAGAGACTGCCATAAAAAGGattgaagagggagagaaaattaCAGAAGGCTTAAGAACAATGGTTGATCAGCTGAAAGATGAAAAAGTAAACCTGGAGCAAGAGGTAGAAGCTGTCAGATTGGAAGTTTCCAATATGAAAGAGCAGCTGGAATCTGCAGAGCAGCATGTGTCTGATTTAAGCCATAACCTGGAAACTTCCAAGGAAGAGAACAAATCTCTCAGCTTGAAAATATCAGAAATCTTGAATGAGATTCAGCAGGCACAGAACACGATACAAGAACTCACAGCTGAATCAAGTCAGTTTAAGGAGAAATTGGGTGAGAGGGAAAAGGAACTTTCAAATGTCAAGTATATGCAGGAGGCACATGAGAAGGACTCATCTACTCGAGTAAATGGGCTAGAGGCACAAGTAAAAGACCTGGAACAAGAGCTGGAGTCATTGCGATCCCAGAAAAGCAATATGGAAGTGCAGattgaaattaaagaaactGATTATGGCAATATAATGCAGCAGCTGGTATCTGCCGAACAGACAATTTCAGATTTAAGCCAGGCTCTGAAAGCCACTGAGGAAGATAATAAATCTCTGACTATGAAAGTCTCAGATATTTCAAATGAGGTTCAGCAGGCACAGAACCTAATACAGGGACTCATGACCGAATCAAGTCAGTTAAAGGAGAATTTAGGTGAGAGGGAAAGAGAATTTTCAATTCTCACTGAGAGGCAAGGGGTGCAAGAGAACGAATCATCAGATCGAATAAAGAGATTGGAGGGTCATGTTAAAGGCCTGGAACTAGAACTGGAATTGTTGCAAAACCAGAAAAGAGAGATGGAAGTGCAGTTAGAGAGTAAAGCAGCTGAATCAAGTCAGTTTAAGGAGAAATTGGGTGAGAGGGAAAAGGAACTTTCAAATCTCAAGTATATGCAGGAGGCACATGAGAAGGACTCATCTACTCGAGTAAATGGGCTAGAGGCACAAGTAAAAGACCTGGAACAAGAGCTGGAGTCATTGCGATCCCAGAAAAGCAATATGGAAGTGCAGattgaaattaaagaaacaGATTTTGGCAATATAAAGCAGCAGCTGGTATCTGCCGAACAGACAGTTTCAGATTTAAGCCAGGCTCTGAAAGCCACTGAGGAAGATAATAAATCTCTGACTATGAAAGTCTCAGATATTTCAAATGAGGTTCAGCAGGCACAGAACCAAATACAGGGACTCTTGACCGAATCAAGTCAGTTAAAGGAGAATTTAGGTGAGAGGGAAAGAGAATTTTCAATTCTCACCGAGAGGCAAGGGGTGCAAGAGAACGAATCATCAGATCGAATAAAGAGATTGGAGGGTCATGTTAAAGGCCTGGAACTAGAACTGGAATTGTTGCAAAACCAGAAAAGAGAGATGGAAGTGCAGTTAGAGAGTAAAGCAGCTGAATCAAGTCAGTTTAAGGAGAAATTGGGTGAGAGGGAAAAGGAACTTTCAAATCTCAAGTATATGCAGGAGGCACATGAGAAGGACTCATCTACTCGAGTAAATGGGCTAGAGGCACAAGTAAAAGACCTGGAACAAGAGCTGGAGTCATTGCGATCCCAGAAAAGCAATATGGAAGTGCAGattgaaattaaagaaactGATTTTGGCAATATAAAGCAGCAGCTGGTATCTGCCGAACAGACAGTTTCAGATTTAAGCCAGGCTCTGAAAGCCACTGAGGAAGATAATAAATCTCTGACTATGAAAGTCTCAGATATTTCAAATGAGGTTCAGCAGGCACAGAACCTAATACAGGGACTCTTGACCGAATCAAGTCAGTTAAAGGAGAATTTAggggagagggaaagagaatTTTCAATTCTCACTGAGAGGCAAGGGGTGCATGAGAACGAATCATCAGGTCGAATAAAGGGATTGGAGGGTCATGTTAAAGGCCTGGAACTAGAACTGGAATTGTTGCAAAACCAGAAAAGAGAGATGGAGGTGCAATTAGAGAGTAAAGCAGCTGAATCAATTCAGTTTAAGGAGAAATTGGGTGAGAGGGAAAAGGAACTTTCAAATCTCAAGTATATGCAGGAGGCACATGAGAAGGACTCATCTACTCGAGTAAATGGGCTAGAGGCACAAGTAAAAGACCTGGAACAAGAGCTGGAGTCATTGCGATCCCAGAAAAGCAATATGGAAGTGCAGattgaaattaaagaaactGATTTTGGCAATATAAAGCAGCAGCTGGTATCTGCCGAACAGACAGTTTCAGATTTAAGCCAGGCTCTGAAAGCCACTGAGGAAGATAATAAATCTCTGACTATGAAAGTCTCAGATATTTCAAATGAGGTTCAGCAGGCACAGAACCTAATACAGGGACTCATGACCGAATCAAGTCAGTTAAAGGAGAATTTAGGCGAGAGGGAAAGAGAATTTTCAATTCTCACCGAGAGGCAAGGGGTGCATGAGAACGAATCATCAAGTCGAATAAAGGGATTGGAGGGTCATGTTAAAGGCCTGGGACTAGAACTGGAATTATTGCAAAACCAGAAAAGAGAGATGGAAGTGCAGTTAGAGAGTAAAGCAGCTGAAGTAAGAGAACTGGGAGAACAAAATATAGAACTGCAAGCCCAAGTTTCAGAATTTGAAATCATGTCAAAGGACAGAGAAGATGAGATATCTGCTCTCATGAGGGAAATTGAGGAGAACAAGAATGAATCTCTGTCTAGAATAACTGAATTGACGGCAGAGATCAATAATCTGCTGGTGGACTTAGATTTTTTACGTTCTCAGAAAGGTAAATTGGAAGAACAGATTGTATGTACAAGTGATGAAGCATCATCTCAAGTAAAGGGCTTAAGGGATGAGGTCAATGAATTGCAGCAGAAACTGGAGACCCTACATAGCGAGAAAAGCGAGTTGGAAGTACAACTTgagaaaaaaactaaagaaaattcaGAATATCTGATTCATGTAGAAAATCTGAAAGAGGAGATAGCAAGCAAGACTCTGGCCCAACATGGAGTTTtacaagagaaagaaagtttAGAAGTGCAAGTAAAGAATCTTGAATCTGTGGTGGACACTATCCGCAGACAGAAAAGTGAACTTGAAGAGCAGCTTGGCGCTAAAGAACTCGAGAATATTCAATGGACAGAGGAGAAGCGGGGGCTACGGGACAAGATATTTGAACTGGAGAAAACAGTGGCAGATAGAGGGTTCGAGTTCTCTGCTCTGCAGGAAAAACTTAAAAGTGGAGAGAATGAAACTACTGCTCAAATAATGACCTTTGAGGCAAAGATTAGCAATCTACAACAGGAGTTGGAATCCTTCAAAACCCAGAAAAATGAGATAGAGTTGCAGTTTGAAAGAGAGAAACAGGAACTTTCAGAAAGTCTGGCCCAAATGGAGAATCAAAAAATTGAGTTAACAAGCAAGATCACCATTCATCAGAGAATGCTGAGAGAACAGGAGGATGCATACCACAAACTAAATGAGGAATATGAACAGCTCAAAGGTCAGCTTCAGGTATGCAAGTTAAATCTTGGAGTTGCAGAGAAGAAGATTGAGGAAACAGCAGAGAAATTCCGTAAGATCATTGAATCCAAAGATCAGATGGTAGCTGAATTGGAAGAAGTGGCTGAAGAACTAAGAAGAGATCTAGAATTAAAAGAAGATGAACATAGTTCTTTAGTTGAGAATGTCCGTACAATTGAAGTTAAGCTCCGCCTGTCAAACCAGAAGCTCCGGGTCACCGAACAGTTACTAACTGAAAAGGAAGAAGCTTTTAGAATTATAGAATTGAAGTTCCAGCAAGAACAGAGAGCACTTGAAGAAAGAATAGATACATTGACTGGAATAATTACTAGCAACAATGAAGCTCATCGAAGGATGATTACGGACATCTCTGAGAGTGTGAACAGTACCTTGACAGGACTGGAAACGGT
- the LOC109021155 gene encoding uncharacterized protein LOC109021155: protein MAAMCVLDSDNEGSASDRNISELISRLRTAYRTKDFDRVEEILVSREVKLKRELNKQKCEVELWKRRFEELGIRVSKLEEDTAMLMDMGPQVSNKCGDNASVKEEKCCGKGRVENGTNTVDVSIQNNGFGCDENTSVAAGAGLNLRSPTKTDGDLQCAARPTSASRAIVDILDSDDDHAPEGILRREENKDLIDKVISRMLKRKQTTCVNVSENINGGDHEGDDDICPTSKRKMKQQQELIRDTYGSRANHCSDSTAFSGSQNVNKLISSSRQDVIENMNGGIHKVEGNIFPTSTRDMKEEEESIRDTGDCPVNCCSATAVSSGCKNVDKLASSSRQCEEKMKTVHASRNLMHELVLEGDSDSSSSSSDSDDEFISSRIAKLERQWRV from the exons ATGGCAGCTATGTGTGTTTTAGACAGCGACAACGAAGGTAGCGCCAGTGATCGAAACATTTCGGAATTGATTTCTAGATTAAGAACCGCTTACCGGACGAAGGATTTCGACCGAGTCGAAGAGATTCTGGTATCCAGAGAAGTAAAATTGAAGAGGGAGCTCAATAAGCAAAAGTGCGAGGTTGAGCTTTGGAAGAGGAGGTTTGAAGAGTTAGGGATTAGAGTTTCTAAATTGGAGGAAGATACCGCAATGCTGATGGATATGGGGCCTCAGGTTTCAAATAAATGTGGCGATAACGCGTCGGTAAAGGAGGAGAAGTGTTGTGGAAAGGGGAGAGTTGAAAATGGGACTAATACTGTAGACGTGAGCATTCAGAATAATGGATTTGGTTGCGACGAAAATACGAGTGTAGCAGCTGGTGCAGGCCTTAATTTGCGTTCGCCCACTAAAACAGACGGGGATTTGCAGTGTGCAG CTCGTCCAACATCTGCATCAAGAGCCATTGTTGACATCCTTGATAGCGATGATGATCATGCTCCAGAAGGAATTTTGCgcagagaagaaaacaaagaccTCATAGACAAGGTGATCTCCAGAAtgcttaaaagaaaacaaactacATGCGTAAATGTAAGTGAGAACATAAATGGTGGTGATCATGAAGGAGATGATGATATATGTCCAACTAGTAAACGAAAGATGAAGCAGCAACAAGAATTGATTCGTGATACTTATGGTTCTCGTGCCAATCATTGCTCAGATTCAACAGCTTTTTCTGGTAGTCAAAATGTTAATAAACTTATTAGCTCATCAAGGCAGGATGTAATTGAGAACATGAATGGTGGTATTCACAAAGTGGAAGGTAATATATTTCCAACCAGTACACGAgatatgaaagaagaagaagaatcaattCGTGATACTGGTGATTGTCCTGTGAATTGTTGCTCAGCTACCGCAGTTTCTTCTGGTTGTAAAAATGTTGATAAACTTGCTAGTTCATCAAGACAATGTGAGGAGAAAATGAAGACTGTACATGCTTCAAGAAATCTTATGCATGAACTTGTTTTGGAGGGGGATAGTGACAGCAGTTCCAGTTCATCTGATAGTGACGATGAGTTTATTAGTTCGAGAATTGCAAAATTAGAAAGACAATGGAGGGTTTAA
- the LOC109021153 gene encoding protein SPA1-RELATED 2-like — MNEVSVLSMDEVVGGATQLGAVEGAHLQSKESEYSRKSERCNILESGEMFIPGEGDYSQIPPQEFTVQEGKNVNRSINHGNGLEHPHATPCSIDDTGVMVEELRVTNYKGSNLAIVGTSNNRERMQTRKNQWQHLYSGSGGGNSHAATIHRDNGPSMPSFWEDMECASFPELLAQKASGDDRNDKLEQFPNAENEGALGNNHGGIRTKILSKSGFSEFFVKQTLKGKGIIHKGPPRQGFHVEPRDQNNLKIAGSTMVASDVSQSLALKTEMPSPEVVARLGPGGSDHDGVSLRQWLKVGRHKASKIKCLNIFRQIVDGVSHSHSQGVALKDLRASSFRLLPSNQVKYIGSPVLREMLDSDVDHNTLHLNNGLLRKRPLEQGMFPTAALCAKKQKFKENVNFTRRWNHFPSRHGYKFETSPDSSIRITWPQDSCSEYNEDNPGRECETQSKSSSHCKPTIAQQHLPSLSDQLEEKWYRSPEELVEDGCTTSSNIYSLGVLLFELLGRFNSERAHAAAMSDLRHRILPPNFLSENPKEAGFCLWLIHPEPSLRPTTREILQSEVINGVEEVCAADLSSSIEQDDAESELLSHFLVSLKECKQEHASKLAEDISCLEADIEEVDRRCSLKNSFVNSYFHDDSLYRRENRLYHKERPSLDVLSQSSPISTTNELSFSRNIDQLESAYFSMRSKIQLPEGDAAIRPDKDLLRNREDWHLAQKDEDKQIPTDRVGAFFDGLCKYARYSKFEARGILRNGDFNNSANVICSLSFDRDEDYFAAAGISKKIKIYEFNALYNDSVDFHYPVTEISNKSKLSCVCWNNYVKNYLASTDYDGVVKLWDASTGQVVSQFAEHEKRAWSVDFSRVCPTNLASGSDDCSVKLWSINEKNCLDTIKNIANVCCVQFSAHSSHLLAFGSADYRTYCFDIRFSKIPWCVLAGHEKTVSYVKFLDSETLVSASTDNTLKLWNLNKTSPSGLSTNACSLTLSGHTNEKNFVGLSTADGYIACGSETNEVYAYHGSLPMPITSHKFGSIDPISGKETDEDNGQFVSSVCWRGKSEMVVAANSSGCIKVLQLV; from the exons ATGAATGAGGTCAGTGTGCTTAGCATGGACGAAGTAGTGGGTGGGGCGACCCAGTTAGGTGCTGTAGAGGGTGCACACCTCCAAAGCAAAGAGAGTGAGTATTCTCGGAAATCTGAAAGGTGCAACATTTTGGAATCTGGGGAAATGTTTATACCTGGAGAGGGAGACTATTCCCAAATTCCACCCCAAGAATTTACAGTCCAAGAGGGTAAGAATGTGAATAGGAGTATCAACCATGGGAATGGATTGGAACATCCCCATGCTACTCCTTGCTCTATTGATGACACTGGTGTCATGGTTGAAGAGTTGAGAGTGACTAATTACAAGGGCTCGAACTTGGCAATCGTCGGTACGTCAAACAATCGAGAAAGAATGCAGACTAGGAAAAATCAATGGCAGCATCTTTATAGTGGATCAGGAGGTGGGAATTCACATGCTGCTACTATACACAGGGACAATGGTCCGTCGATGCCAAGTTTCTGGGAGGATATGGAATGTGCGTCTTTTCCGGAATTATTGGCTCAAAAAGCATCTGGTGATGATCGAAATGATAAATTGGAACAGTTTCCAAATGCTGAAAATGAAGGGGCATTGGGCAACAATCATGGAGGTATCCGAACAAAGATTTTATCGAAATCAGGGTTTTCTGAGTTTTTTGTTAAACAGACATTGAAGGGAAAAGGGATCATCCATAAAGGTCCTCCTCGTCAGGGCTTTCATGTTGAGCCAAGAGATCAGAATAATTTGAAGATAGCAGGTAGTACTATGGTGGCTTCCGATGTATCACAGTCTTTGGCTTTGAAAACTGAAATGCCTTCTCCCGAAGTTGTTGCTAGGCTTGGTCCTGGTGGTTCTGATCATGATGGAGTCAGTTTGAGACAATGGCTAAAAGTTGGACGGCATAAAGCAAGTAAAATTAagtgtttgaatatatttagaCAGATTGTGGATGGGGTCAGCCATTCTCACTCTCAAGGAGTTGCCTTGAAGGACTTACGAGCCTCTTCTTTCAGGTTGTTGCCATCAAATCAGGTTAAGTACATTGGGTCTCCTGTTCTCAGAGAAATGTTAGATAGTGACGTGGATCATAATACTTTGCACTTGAATAATGGTCTTCTGAGAAAAAGGCCCCTAGAGCAGGGAATGTTTCCCACTGCTGCTTTATGTGCAAAGAAGCAAAAGTTCAAGGAGAATGTGAACTTCACTAGGCGGTGGAATCATTTCCCTTCTAGACATGGCTACAAATTTGAAACTTCACCTGACAGCAGCATTAGAATCACTTGGCCACAGGATTCTTGTAGTGAGTATAATGAAGATAACCCAGGTAGAGAATGTGAGACTCAGAGCAAGTCCAGCAGTCATTGTAAGCCTACTATAGCTCAACAGCACTTGCCGTCTTTAAGTGACCAGTTGGAAGAGAAGTGGTATAGAAGTCCTGAGGAGCTCGTTGAGGATGGCTGCACTACTTCTTCGAATATATACTCTCTGGGTGTTCTTCTTTTTGAG CTACTTGGTCGTTTTAACTCCGAAAGAGCGCATGCTGCAGCAATGTCAGATTTGCGTCATAGAATCCTTCCCCCTAATTTTTTATCCGAAAATCCCAAGGAAGCTGGATTCTGTCTCTGGCTAATTCATCCTGAGCCATCATTGCGCCCAACAACCAG GGAGATTCTGCAATCTGAAGTGATTAATGGAGTGGAGGAGGTGTGTGCAGCAGACTTATCATCATCCATTGAACAAGATGATGCTGAATCAGAACTGCTATCGCATTTCCTTGTTTCATTGAAAGAGTGCAAGCAGGAACATGCTTCCAAGTTAGCAGAAGACATTAGCTGTTTAGAAGCGGATATTGAAGAGGTTGACAGGAGATGCAGTTTAAAGAACTCATTTGTTAATTCTTACTTTCATGATGACTCCCTCTATAGGAGGGAGAACAGGCTCTATCATAAAGAACGACCAAGTTTGGATGTGCTTTCTCAATCATCCCCTATCTCTACTACAAATGAGTTGAGTTTCTCAAGGAATATTGATCAGCTTGAAAGTGCCTACTTCTCCATGAGGTCCAAAATCCAGCTCCCTGAAGGTGATGCTGCAATACGCCCAGATAAGGATTTGCTGAGAAATCGTGAGGACTGGCATTTGGCCCAAAAGGATGAAGATAAACAGATTCCTACAGATCGTGTCGGAGCTTTCTTTGATGGTTTATGCAAGTATGCTCGTTATAGTAAGTTTGAAGCGCGTGGGATACTAAGAAATGGGGATTTCAATAATTCTGCAAATGTCATTTGTTCTCTTAGCTTTGACCGGGATGAGGACTATTTTGCTGCTGCTGGgatatcaaagaaaataaagatatatgAATTTAATGCACTCTACAATGATTCTGTTGATTTTCATTATCCAGTAACTGAGATTTCAAATAAATCAAAGCTCAGTTGTGTTTGTTGGAACAACTATGTCAAGAACTATCTGGCTTCAACTGATTATGATGGTGTAGTGAAG TTATGGGATGCAAGTACTGGTCAAGTGGTTTCTCAATTTGCAGAGCACGAAAAGAGGGCTTGGTCTGTTGACTTTTCTCGAGTATGTCCGACAAATTTGGCTAGTGGCAGTGATGATTGCTCAGTGAAACTGTGGAGCATTAATGAG AAGAACTGTTTAGATACAATCAAGAACATTGCAAATGTCTGCTGTGTTCAGTTCTCCGCTCACTCCTCACATTTGCTGGCCTTTGGGTCTGCTGATTATCGGACTTATTGCTTCGACATTCGGTTTTCTAAAATCCCTTGGTGTGTATTGGCTGGCCATGAAAAAACTGTAAGCTATGTGAAATTTTTGGACTCTGAAACACTTGTTTCTGCATCCACTGACAACACATTAAAGCTTTGGAATCTCA